The following are encoded together in the Bdellovibrionales bacterium genome:
- a CDS encoding winged helix-turn-helix domain-containing protein, with protein sequence MEELRDWIELHYGVIYQSKQSYYDKLKEAGLSWHQTQTINEERDEDKVMLKREEIKKKLEEQQAEISSLEKWLFLLKMSVIYCQMIPQGMSGVDETKELRFQ encoded by the coding sequence GTGGAAGAATTAAGAGATTGGATTGAGCTTCATTATGGAGTGATTTATCAATCGAAGCAATCCTATTACGATAAGCTGAAAGAGGCTGGACTGAGTTGGCATCAAACCCAAACGATAAACGAAGAGCGGGATGAAGATAAAGTGATGCTTAAACGGGAAGAGATTAAGAAGAAACTTGAAGAACAGCAAGCCGAGATCTCATCGCTGGAGAAGTGGTTGTTTTTGCTGAAGATGAGTGTCATTTATTGTCAGATGATACCACAGGGTATGTCTGGGGTAGACGAAACCAAAGAATTGAGATTCCAATAG
- a CDS encoding transposase, producing the protein MSDDTTGYVWGRRNQRIEIPIENPNDRQTYYGALNLYNKDFVLTSYDRGNGENTVLFIQHLQALNKDKKLIIIWDGASYHCCKEVQDYLNKINGEVEEKNWKVTFILFEPNTLIRIQLKMFG; encoded by the coding sequence TTGTCAGATGATACCACAGGGTATGTCTGGGGTAGACGAAACCAAAGAATTGAGATTCCAATAGAGAATCCTAACGACAGACAGACGTATTATGGGGCGCTGAATCTTTATAATAAAGATTTTGTTCTCACCTCCTATGATCGAGGAAATGGAGAAAATACGGTTTTATTTATCCAGCACTTACAAGCGCTAAACAAGGATAAGAAACTCATTATTATTTGGGATGGAGCCTCCTACCACTGTTGCAAAGAAGTTCAGGATTATTTGAATAAAATAAACGGAGAGGTAGAAGAAAAAAATTGGAAAGTAACCTTCATTTTGTTTGAACCAA